A window of Vicia villosa cultivar HV-30 ecotype Madison, WI unplaced genomic scaffold, Vvil1.0 ctg.001111F_1_1, whole genome shotgun sequence contains these coding sequences:
- the LOC131633324 gene encoding uncharacterized protein LOC131633324, translating into MKGDAVSYRNIVTGETSLPMIDGDEEGDDDEEDMLDSEEKLTIESVGIMVKEGKMGGYDCPQIILSKYEENRIQRPWIRGVIVKLLGRKIGYKALETRLKQMWVRKGIINIIDLSHDYYLVAFTHEEDKNATIADGPWFKYDHYLTIKEWTPNFQPENDSIAHVAGWIRISGLPVEYYDPKVVHVIGDRVGRTVKVDKNTLQTERGKYARLCVEVDISKPLLAMFSIKNKSYKVEYEGLHMLCLTCGKFGHYKDVVP; encoded by the coding sequence ATGAAGGGAGATGCGGTGTCATACAGAAACATTGTTACAGGCGAAACGTCATTACCCATGATAGATGGAGATGAAGAgggtgatgatgatgaagaagacatGTTGGACTCAGAAGAAAAGTTAACCATTGAATCGGTCGGTATCATGGTGAAAGAAGGAAAGATGGGAGGATATGACTGCCCACAGATTATCCTATCCAAGTATGAAGAGAATAGAATTCAGAGGCCTTGGATAAGAGGGGTGATTGTGAAGTTACTGGGAAGAAAGATAGGCTACAAAGCTTTAGAAACCAGATTGAAACAAATGTGGGTAAGGAAAGGGATTATCAACATAATTGATCTCAGTCATGATTATTACTTGGTAGCCTTTACACACGAGGAAGATAAGAATGCGACTATTGCGGATGGACCTTGGTTCAAATATGATCACTATCTGACAATCAAGGAGTGGACACCGAATTTTCAGCCTGAGAATGATTCAATCGCGCATGTTGCAGGTTGGATTAGAATCTCGGGATTACCAGTGGAATATTATGATCCTAAAGTTGTGCATGTCATTGGGGATCGGGTCGGACGTACTGTTAAGGTTGATAAAAATACATTGCAAACAGAAAGAGGAAAATATGCTCGTCTATGCGTTGAGGTCGATATATCAAAACCATTACTTGCCATGttttccataaaaaataaaagttataaggtGGAATATGAAGGTTTGCATATGTTATGTCTTACATGTGGAAAGTTTGGGCACTATAAGGATGTTGTCCCTTGA